One Amycolatopsis sp. NBC_00355 genomic window carries:
- a CDS encoding alpha/beta hydrolase, with translation MSAVQRERLDALLRGAGVGAEQSVAESRENFAKLMAPMPVPEGIVVRETSLGGRPALHVGPEAGPGSGTLLYLHGGSHVVGSPRTALGLTAGLVVRTGIPALSLDYRLAPEHPFPADVQDVVAAYRELLEQGRAPESIAFAGDSAGGGLTITGALAARDAGLPMPAAIVAFSPGVDATRTGESIVTKAAADPLLDRASLDRMSGFYVAGQDRRHPLLSPAVTADLTGLPPLLVQVGTNEMLLDDARRLALRASDAEVDVVLDITAKVPHVFQSFTGTLDEADEALDRAALFLRQRVRG, from the coding sequence ATGTCCGCAGTTCAGCGTGAACGCCTGGACGCGCTACTGCGCGGCGCCGGCGTCGGGGCAGAGCAGTCCGTCGCCGAGAGCCGCGAAAACTTCGCGAAGCTGATGGCCCCGATGCCGGTGCCGGAAGGCATCGTCGTACGTGAGACATCGCTGGGCGGACGCCCCGCGCTGCACGTCGGCCCGGAGGCCGGACCCGGCTCCGGGACCCTGCTCTACCTGCACGGCGGGTCGCACGTGGTCGGCTCTCCCCGCACGGCACTCGGCCTCACCGCCGGCCTGGTGGTCAGAACCGGGATCCCCGCCCTCTCCCTGGACTACCGGCTGGCGCCGGAGCACCCGTTCCCGGCGGACGTCCAGGACGTGGTCGCGGCCTACCGGGAGCTCCTCGAGCAGGGCCGCGCACCCGAGTCGATCGCCTTCGCCGGCGACTCCGCCGGCGGCGGGCTGACGATCACCGGCGCACTCGCGGCGCGCGACGCCGGACTTCCCATGCCCGCGGCGATCGTCGCGTTCTCACCGGGTGTGGACGCGACCCGGACCGGCGAAAGCATCGTGACCAAGGCCGCCGCCGATCCCCTGCTCGACCGCGCGAGCCTCGACCGCATGAGCGGCTTCTACGTCGCCGGCCAGGACCGCCGCCACCCACTGCTCAGCCCGGCGGTGACCGCCGACCTGACCGGCCTGCCGCCCCTGCTGGTCCAGGTCGGCACGAACGAAATGCTCCTCGACGACGCACGCCGGCTCGCCCTGCGCGCGTCCGACGCGGAGGTCGACGTCGTCCTCGACATCACCGCGAAGGTCCCGCACGTGTTCCAGTCGTTCACCGGCACGCTCGACGAGGCCGACGAAGCACTCGACCGGGCCGCACTCTTCCTGCGTCAGCGCGTCCGCGGCTGA
- a CDS encoding dihydrofolate reductase family protein, with translation MRTLISTSFVSLDGVVEGPGGEPGYRNSGWTFKDVEFDPAAYTIKGTEQEEATALMLGRVSYEAFAPVWPGMTVEFAGYNAMPKYVVSTTLKESDLVTNWGETTILRSLDDVAALKETEGGPIIVNGSAALNRAMADAGLIDRYHLLLFPVLLGAGKRLFSDTDKDKQNLKLISSEAYGNGVQKLVYNVVK, from the coding sequence ATGCGCACCCTGATCTCCACCTCGTTCGTCTCGCTCGACGGCGTCGTCGAAGGACCCGGCGGCGAGCCGGGCTACCGCAACTCGGGCTGGACCTTCAAGGACGTCGAGTTCGACCCGGCCGCCTACACGATCAAGGGCACCGAGCAGGAAGAGGCCACGGCGCTGATGCTGGGCCGGGTCAGCTACGAGGCGTTCGCGCCGGTGTGGCCGGGCATGACCGTCGAGTTCGCCGGCTACAACGCGATGCCGAAGTACGTCGTGTCGACCACGCTGAAGGAATCCGACCTGGTGACGAACTGGGGCGAGACCACCATCCTCCGCTCGCTGGACGACGTCGCCGCGCTCAAGGAGACCGAGGGCGGCCCGATCATCGTCAACGGCAGCGCCGCGCTGAACCGCGCCATGGCCGACGCCGGCCTGATCGACCGCTACCACCTGCTGCTCTTCCCGGTCCTGCTCGGCGCGGGCAAGCGGCTGTTCAGCGACACCGACAAGGACAAGCAGAACCTCAAGCTGATCAGCAGCGAGGCCTACGGCAACGGGGTCCAGAAGCTGGTCTACAACGTCGTCAAGTAG
- a CDS encoding DUF1152 domain-containing protein: protein MYTLAEPPLFTRLRPAKRVLIAGAGGGFDVYAGLPLATALRAQGKEVHLANLAFSDLNRLGLDDWLSPDVARVRPGSAGDDAYFPERTLARWLASRGLPAVVHAFPRVGVQPVRDAYRDLVAHLGVDAVVLVDGGTDILLRGDEAGLGTPEEDMTSLASVAALEGVDRLVVSLGFGIDAFHGVCHAHVLENLAALDREGGYLGALSIPAASPEAEAYLDAVAHAQRTTPERPSIVHGQVAAALRGEFGNVQFTSRTAGQELFVNPLMGVYFTVDLAMLAAGVGYLDDLATTNTAAEVARVIEAHRDRAKRRPWRALPH from the coding sequence GTGTACACCCTCGCCGAACCGCCGCTGTTCACTCGCCTCCGGCCGGCGAAGCGGGTGCTGATCGCCGGCGCCGGTGGCGGTTTCGACGTCTACGCCGGGCTCCCGCTCGCGACCGCCCTGCGCGCGCAGGGCAAAGAGGTGCACCTGGCCAACCTCGCCTTCAGCGACCTGAACCGGCTCGGCCTGGACGACTGGCTCTCCCCCGACGTCGCGCGGGTGCGGCCCGGCAGCGCGGGTGACGACGCCTACTTCCCGGAACGGACCTTGGCCCGGTGGCTCGCATCGCGCGGCCTCCCGGCCGTGGTCCACGCGTTCCCGCGCGTCGGCGTCCAGCCGGTGCGCGACGCCTACCGGGACCTCGTGGCCCACCTCGGCGTCGACGCCGTCGTGCTCGTCGACGGCGGCACCGACATCCTGCTGCGCGGGGACGAAGCCGGGCTCGGGACGCCCGAAGAGGACATGACGAGCCTCGCCTCGGTGGCCGCGCTCGAAGGGGTCGACCGGCTGGTCGTCAGCCTCGGCTTCGGCATCGACGCGTTCCACGGCGTCTGCCACGCCCACGTGCTGGAGAACCTCGCCGCTCTCGACCGCGAGGGCGGTTACCTGGGCGCGCTGTCGATCCCGGCCGCGTCCCCGGAAGCCGAGGCCTACCTGGACGCCGTCGCGCACGCGCAGCGCACGACCCCGGAGCGGCCGAGTATCGTGCACGGCCAGGTCGCCGCCGCGCTGCGGGGCGAGTTCGGGAACGTGCAGTTCACCAGCCGCACCGCGGGCCAGGAGCTGTTCGTGAACCCGCTGATGGGCGTGTACTTCACCGTTGACCTGGCGATGCTGGCCGCCGGCGTCGGCTACCTGGACGACCTCGCGACGACGAACACCGCCGCCGAAGTCGCGCGGGTCATCGAAGCGCACCGCGACCGCGCGAAGCGGCGGCCGTGGCGGGCCCTGCCGCACTGA
- a CDS encoding MarR family winged helix-turn-helix transcriptional regulator has protein sequence MADSATAGSLALDTLFTDLVRVETRLYNAVTDRVKAETGVAGGYFELLRHVRDHPDARVADLASAFAIGVGTTSKIVDRLEKQGWLERRPNPANRRSSLLMLTPAGETVVSRAEPAWRAAIQEILGGAVTADELTALSVALHALRANLERRQLGLPTG, from the coding sequence ATGGCAGATAGTGCAACGGCAGGTTCTCTGGCGCTCGACACGCTGTTCACGGACCTCGTCCGGGTGGAGACGCGGCTTTACAACGCGGTCACCGACCGCGTGAAGGCGGAGACCGGCGTCGCGGGAGGCTACTTCGAGCTGCTGCGTCATGTTCGCGATCACCCGGACGCGCGCGTCGCGGATCTCGCCTCCGCTTTCGCGATCGGCGTCGGAACGACCAGCAAGATCGTCGACCGCCTGGAGAAGCAGGGCTGGCTGGAGCGTCGCCCGAATCCGGCCAACCGCCGCTCGTCCTTGCTCATGCTGACCCCCGCGGGCGAAACGGTCGTGTCCCGGGCAGAGCCCGCCTGGCGGGCAGCGATCCAGGAGATCCTCGGCGGAGCTGTCACCGCTGATGAGCTGACGGCGCTTTCAGTGGCTCTCCACGCCCTGCGCGCGAACCTGGAACGACGTCAACTGGGGCTCCCGACGGGATGA
- a CDS encoding alpha-ketoglutarate-dependent dioxygenase AlkB, producing the protein MNAGLQPSLFGTQGSISLRPLTPERTDLGAGAWVDIHPGWLEGADELFAALVEGVPWQAEKRKMYDRVVAVPRLLSYYRENVPLPHPALTAARDALSKHYLRELREPFRTAGLCYYRDGRDSVAWHGDRIGRGAREDTMIAILSVGAARNLALRPRGGGGKTLARPLGHGDLLVMGGSCQRTWEHSIPKTAKPVGPRISVQFRPRGVN; encoded by the coding sequence ATGAACGCGGGTCTCCAGCCTTCCCTGTTCGGCACCCAGGGCTCGATTTCGCTGCGTCCGCTCACCCCGGAGCGGACCGACCTCGGGGCGGGCGCGTGGGTGGACATCCACCCCGGCTGGCTCGAGGGCGCCGACGAGCTCTTCGCCGCGCTCGTCGAAGGCGTGCCGTGGCAGGCCGAGAAGCGCAAGATGTACGACCGGGTCGTCGCGGTGCCGCGGCTGCTGAGCTACTACCGCGAGAACGTGCCGCTCCCCCACCCCGCACTCACCGCGGCACGAGACGCGCTGAGCAAACACTACCTGCGGGAGCTGCGCGAACCGTTCCGCACCGCCGGCCTGTGCTACTACCGTGACGGCCGCGACAGCGTGGCGTGGCACGGCGACCGGATCGGCCGGGGCGCCCGCGAGGACACGATGATCGCGATCCTCTCGGTCGGCGCGGCCCGCAACCTCGCCCTGCGCCCGCGCGGAGGCGGCGGCAAAACCCTGGCCCGCCCGCTGGGCCACGGCGACCTGCTCGTGATGGGCGGCAGCTGCCAGCGCACGTGGGAGCACTCGATCCCGAAGACGGCCAAGCCGGTCGGGCCGCGGATCAGCGTGCAGTTCCGGCCGCGCGGGGTGAACTGA
- a CDS encoding TetR/AcrR family transcriptional regulator: MNRLLAEWGSHEKLTMRAVAKEVGVAAPSSYRHFADKTELVWAAPADKYEQLAHAMRVADAAGDPRGKLLAARTRARTWRAASGAGRLGAAARGGLGSDLRRASTP; the protein is encoded by the coding sequence GTGAACCGGCTGCTGGCCGAGTGGGGCAGCCACGAGAAGCTGACCATGCGCGCCGTGGCGAAAGAGGTCGGGGTCGCGGCGCCGAGCAGCTACCGGCACTTCGCGGACAAGACCGAGCTGGTGTGGGCTGCGCCGGCCGACAAGTACGAGCAGCTCGCGCACGCGATGCGCGTCGCCGATGCCGCCGGTGATCCACGCGGCAAACTGCTGGCAGCCCGCACTCGAGCCCGGACGTGGCGGGCGGCATCCGGCGCGGGCCGTCTCGGGGCTGCTGCGCGCGGCGGTCTTGGCAGCGACCTTCGCCGGGCGTCAACACCCTGA